In Flavobacterium sp. 83, the genomic window GATCATGTCCGTAATTTCCAACCGCCTATAACAGGAGAAGAAATCATGGAAATTTTCAATATAAAACCATCCAAAGAAATTGGAATGCTTAAAGAAGCAATCAAAGAAGCAATATTAGAAGGAGAAATTCCTAATGAATATCAGGCTGCTTATGACTTTATGTTAAAAAGAGCCAATAAAATTGGACTAAAGATTAACGCTTGTTGAATTAAAGATTAATTGTTTTTAAAATATCTTTGCAAAAATTAGTTTCAAAAATGAAAAAAGAGAATAAGTCAGTTATTATTTGGTTGCTTTCAGGATGCTTTTTAATATTTTTAATGGTTGTTGTTGGCGGAATCACACGGCTGACCAATTCAGGTCTTTCCATGACCGATTGGCACTTAGTCACTGATACCTTACCTCCTCTTTCGGATGCAAAATGGCAGGAAGCTTTTGAAAAATACAAGCAATTTCCAGAATATCAAAAAATAAATATTCATAACGATTTTACCCTTTCAGATTATAAATTCATCTATTTCTGGGAATGGTTTCACCGCTTTATTGGACGCATCCTAGGTTTTGTTTTCATCATTCCATTTGTTTATTTTTTAAGTAAGAAAAAAATTGACCGCGAAACACTAAAAAAATGTTACATTCTTCTGGGAATGGGTGCTTTCCAAGGTTTTCTTGGTTGGTTTATGGTAAAAAGTGGCTTAGTAAACGACCCAGACGTAAGTCATTTTAGACTTGCATTACATTTGACTTTTGCATTTATCACATTTGCTTATTCCTTTTGGGTTGCTCTGGATTTACTATATCCAGAAAAGAAAAAAATTGAAAAATCATTACGAACTATAGCTCGCGTAGCATTAGCTTTTTTATTGTTACAAATTATATACGGCGGCTTCGTTGCTGGTTTAAATGCCGGTTTAATTCACAATCACTGGCCTTTAATGAGTGACGGACAATTTATTCACGATAGTGTTTTTCTTGAACAAAAAAATCTGTTTTTGAGCTTTACTGAGGGAAAAAGCGGCGTTCAATTTGTACATCGAACATTTGCTTATTTTGTGGTTGGTATGATTGTTTTATTGTATTTCAAAAGCATTAATTTTACTTTAGACAAAGCACAAAACAAAGGAATTAAATTGCTTTTAGTATTAGTTTTCGTTCAGTTTGGATTAGGAGTATTTACCTTATTATATGGAGTCCCTTTATGGTTAGGGCTCTTACATCAGGTAAGCGCTTTTTTCTTATTGACAGCAATGACTTTTACTTTACATCGATTATCAAAATAATTTTTTTACTATTAAACCTGACTATATTGTCGCATTTCTTTGTTCATAAACTTAAATGTCTAAACTTGCTGCTCAAGATAAATTTTTAGATTTATCCGATTACGGAAGACCCTTTGGAAAATTCTTAGCCAATAAATTAAAGAATACCAGATTTACTCCCATTCATGTTACGCTGCTTTTTGGACTTTCAGGTCTTATTGCGATTTACTGTATTTTACAAAATCATTACTTTTTAGCAGGTTTTTTTATCATCCTGAAATCAGGAATTGATGCTGCCGATGGCGAACTGGCAAGGATAAAAAACACCCCTTCTTACACCGGAAGATACCTCGACAGTGTTTTTGATATTATCTTAAACTTCTTACTTTTTATGACGCTTTGTTATGTCTCAAAAACAACAATCGGGTTTACTATTTTAGCATTTATTGGCATACAATTGCAAGGAACTTTATACAATTATTACTATGTAATTTTAAGAAATAAATCTGTTGGAGGAGATTCTACCAGTAAAATTTTCGAATACAAATCACCCCGAGCTTTGCCTGGAGAAAGCCAAAAATCAGTTGATATTTTGTTCCAAATTTATACCATTGTCTACGGCACTTTTGACAAAATAATTCACACACTTGATAAA contains:
- a CDS encoding CDP-alcohol phosphatidyltransferase family protein, which produces MSKLAAQDKFLDLSDYGRPFGKFLANKLKNTRFTPIHVTLLFGLSGLIAIYCILQNHYFLAGFFIILKSGIDAADGELARIKNTPSYTGRYLDSVFDIILNFLLFMTLCYVSKTTIGFTILAFIGIQLQGTLYNYYYVILRNKSVGGDSTSKIFEYKSPRALPGESQKSVDILFQIYTIVYGTFDKIIHTLDKEAYKVKTFPNWFMTLLSIYGLGFQLLIIAIMLPLNLIEYIVPFFILYTLFIFLLIGIRKTLLKA
- a CDS encoding COX15/CtaA family protein; this encodes MKKENKSVIIWLLSGCFLIFLMVVVGGITRLTNSGLSMTDWHLVTDTLPPLSDAKWQEAFEKYKQFPEYQKINIHNDFTLSDYKFIYFWEWFHRFIGRILGFVFIIPFVYFLSKKKIDRETLKKCYILLGMGAFQGFLGWFMVKSGLVNDPDVSHFRLALHLTFAFITFAYSFWVALDLLYPEKKKIEKSLRTIARVALAFLLLQIIYGGFVAGLNAGLIHNHWPLMSDGQFIHDSVFLEQKNLFLSFTEGKSGVQFVHRTFAYFVVGMIVLLYFKSINFTLDKAQNKGIKLLLVLVFVQFGLGVFTLLYGVPLWLGLLHQVSAFFLLTAMTFTLHRLSK